In Flagellatimonas centrodinii, a single window of DNA contains:
- a CDS encoding SanA/YdcF family protein — MKRRLRRWLVAGVLGFLLVGLLANRWVINSTDAYLYTDLALLPANEVGVVLGTSSYARDGSGNQEFEGRIRAAADLYKNGKLRHLIVSGANPDRTYNEPRQMRRALIELGVPGNAITMDFAGFRTLDSVVRAQSVWGLSRYTLITQKYHGYRALFLARKLGQTGAIAYAARIGRSEAFGNRHPLREVFARLKAVLDLFILDTQPRFTGDPEPLVIDAHADETDAVTDRPIGN; from the coding sequence GTGAAACGGCGGTTGCGCCGCTGGTTGGTGGCAGGCGTGCTCGGCTTTCTGCTGGTCGGCCTGCTGGCCAATCGCTGGGTGATCAACAGTACCGATGCCTACCTCTACACCGACTTGGCCCTGTTGCCGGCCAACGAGGTGGGCGTGGTGCTCGGCACCAGTTCGTACGCTCGCGACGGTAGTGGCAATCAGGAATTCGAGGGGCGTATCCGGGCCGCCGCCGACCTCTACAAGAACGGCAAGCTGCGCCACCTGATCGTGTCGGGCGCCAATCCCGACCGCACCTACAACGAACCCCGCCAGATGCGCCGTGCGCTGATCGAGCTGGGCGTGCCCGGCAATGCCATCACCATGGATTTCGCCGGCTTCCGCACCTTGGATTCGGTGGTCCGTGCCCAGAGCGTCTGGGGGCTCAGTCGCTATACCCTGATCACCCAGAAGTACCACGGCTATCGCGCCCTGTTCCTGGCGCGCAAGCTCGGCCAGACCGGCGCCATTGCCTATGCCGCGCGGATCGGCCGTAGCGAGGCCTTCGGTAACCGCCACCCGCTGCGCGAGGTGTTCGCCCGGCTCAAGGCGGTGCTCGACCTGTTCATTCTCGATACCCAGCCGCGGTTCACCGGCGACCCGGAACCGCTGGTGATCGACGCCCACGCCGACGAGACGGACGCTGTCACGGACCGCCCCATCGGCAATTGA
- a CDS encoding 2-hydroxychromene-2-carboxylate isomerase — translation MATVELFWEPGSPYTYLAATQVAALESDAGVTVEWKPFLLGKVFQARGMTLPAAVPAKAQYMFKDLARWAQLYQVPLTMPKVFPVNSMLASRVSVAAGQQGKGAEAALAVMGAYWGRGEDISQADVIKAALDGAGLEGDALIAASGTDPVKDQLRQNTEAALERGVFGAPTFFYEGAMFWGNDRLDLLKAVIAGTIKA, via the coding sequence ATGGCCACCGTCGAACTGTTCTGGGAACCGGGCAGCCCCTACACCTATCTCGCCGCCACCCAGGTTGCTGCGCTGGAATCCGACGCCGGCGTGACGGTGGAGTGGAAGCCGTTCCTGCTGGGCAAGGTGTTTCAGGCCCGCGGCATGACCCTGCCAGCGGCGGTCCCCGCCAAGGCGCAGTACATGTTCAAGGACCTCGCCCGCTGGGCGCAGCTCTACCAGGTGCCGCTGACCATGCCCAAGGTGTTCCCGGTCAACAGCATGCTGGCGAGCCGGGTGTCGGTGGCCGCGGGCCAACAGGGCAAAGGCGCTGAAGCTGCATTGGCGGTCATGGGCGCCTACTGGGGCCGCGGCGAGGACATCTCGCAAGCCGATGTGATCAAGGCAGCCCTGGATGGCGCCGGCCTCGAGGGCGATGCCCTGATCGCCGCCTCCGGCACCGACCCGGTGAAAGACCAACTGCGCCAGAACACCGAGGCCGCCCTGGAGCGCGGCGTGTTCGGCGCCCCCACTTTCTTCTATGAAGGTGCCATGTTCTGGGGCAACGACCGGCTTGACCTGCTGAAGGCCGTCATCGCCGGCACGATCAAGGCCTGA
- a CDS encoding vWA domain-containing protein, translating to MLFTFFFTVREAGVKAALSEFLMLLEALSKNVAIFSLDDFYHLSRAALVKDESQYDRFDRAFAAYFKGVEAVTGELFESIPEDWLKRQMDRHFSDEEKAKIEALGGLDQLMETLKQRLEEQQKRHEGGNKWIGTNGTSAFGNGGFNPEGVRIGGTGGNRSAVKIWEKREFQNLDDTLELGTRNIKVALRRLRRFAREGAPDVLDIDDTIGSTARNAGWLDIKMVPERRNAAKVLLFLDVGGSMDPHIRVCEELFSAAKTEFKHLEYYYFHNFIYETVWKDNVRRNSERIPLYDILHKFTPDYRVIFVGDAAMSPYEIASPGGSIEHWNEEAGAVWMERLHRQFPRLVWLNPDREEYWQHSQSCQLTQELIGADRMFPMTLSGLESAMKRLTH from the coding sequence ATGCTCTTCACCTTCTTCTTCACGGTGCGCGAAGCCGGTGTCAAAGCCGCGCTGTCCGAGTTCCTGATGCTGCTCGAAGCGCTGTCGAAGAATGTCGCCATCTTCTCGCTGGATGATTTCTATCACCTGTCGCGCGCCGCGCTGGTAAAGGACGAATCCCAGTACGACCGATTCGACCGTGCGTTCGCCGCCTACTTCAAGGGGGTGGAAGCGGTCACCGGTGAGTTGTTCGAATCGATCCCGGAAGACTGGCTGAAGCGGCAGATGGATCGTCACTTCAGCGACGAGGAGAAGGCAAAAATCGAGGCGCTCGGCGGCCTCGACCAGTTGATGGAAACCCTCAAGCAACGGCTGGAAGAGCAGCAGAAGCGTCACGAAGGCGGCAACAAGTGGATCGGCACCAATGGCACCAGCGCCTTCGGCAATGGCGGCTTCAATCCCGAGGGCGTGCGCATTGGCGGCACCGGCGGCAACCGCTCGGCGGTGAAGATCTGGGAAAAGCGGGAATTCCAGAACCTCGACGACACCCTCGAACTCGGCACCCGCAATATCAAGGTGGCGTTGCGCCGGCTGCGCCGCTTCGCCCGTGAGGGCGCCCCCGATGTCCTCGACATCGACGACACCATCGGCTCCACCGCCCGCAATGCCGGCTGGCTGGACATCAAGATGGTGCCGGAGCGTCGCAATGCCGCGAAGGTGCTGCTGTTCCTCGACGTTGGCGGCTCGATGGATCCGCACATCCGCGTCTGTGAAGAACTGTTCTCGGCCGCCAAGACCGAGTTCAAGCATCTGGAGTACTACTACTTCCACAACTTCATCTACGAAACCGTGTGGAAGGACAACGTGCGCCGCAACAGCGAGCGCATTCCGCTCTACGACATCCTCCACAAGTTCACGCCGGACTATCGCGTGATCTTCGTCGGCGATGCGGCGATGAGCCCGTACGAGATCGCCTCCCCCGGCGGCAGCATCGAGCACTGGAACGAGGAAGCCGGCGCGGTCTGGATGGAGCGCCTGCACCGGCAGTTCCCGCGCCTGGTCTGGCTCAACCCGGACCGCGAGGAATACTGGCAACATTCGCAGTCCTGTCAGCTCACGCAGGAGCTGATCGGCGCCGATCGCATGTTCCCGATGACCCTTTCGGGCCTGGAATCGGCGATGAAACGCCTGACACACTGA
- a CDS encoding tetratricopeptide repeat protein — MTPWTKGLLGAVALMISACASTGGPAPTSVQRIPPPPASPAAGDDVQQRFASALALMDQRQFDDAEAAFLSLCRETPVRSGPCTNLGILMARAGRHEAAADALTRAVEARPDNAEALNLLGVMNRRLGRMDAAEQAYRQALRHRPGYAAAHLNLALLYDDDLHQPVAALAHYRAWQQHREDRDDPLPVIAWIRALEDAQRQAGIAVAHGSAR, encoded by the coding sequence ATGACACCCTGGACTAAAGGCCTTCTGGGCGCCGTCGCCCTGATGATATCGGCGTGCGCCAGCACCGGTGGACCGGCACCCACCTCGGTGCAGCGGATACCGCCGCCACCCGCTTCACCGGCCGCCGGAGACGACGTGCAGCAGCGGTTCGCGTCGGCGCTGGCGCTGATGGACCAGCGTCAGTTTGACGATGCCGAAGCGGCATTTCTGTCCCTGTGTCGCGAGACACCGGTGCGCTCCGGGCCCTGCACCAACCTCGGCATCCTGATGGCCCGCGCCGGGCGTCATGAGGCTGCGGCAGATGCCCTCACGCGGGCCGTCGAGGCGCGACCGGACAACGCCGAAGCCCTCAACCTGCTGGGGGTCATGAACCGCCGCCTCGGCCGCATGGACGCCGCCGAGCAGGCCTACCGCCAGGCGCTGCGGCACCGGCCCGGCTATGCCGCCGCCCATCTCAACCTGGCCCTACTCTACGACGACGACCTGCACCAGCCGGTGGCCGCCCTGGCGCATTACCGGGCCTGGCAGCAGCACCGCGAGGATCGCGACGATCCCCTGCCGGTCATCGCCTGGATCCGCGCACTGGAAGACGCCCAGCGACAGGCCGGGATCGCCGTGGCGCACGGGAGCGCTCGGTGA
- a CDS encoding peptidase has product MTYCVAIRVRSGLVFAADTRTSAGVDDVRTYNKLHHFEAPGERCFVLLSAGNLATTQAVINALTRDWNSPDPNTVSLRTLRHMFDAAEYVGRVSVQAQRDFTQNAAQVDFRTTLVLGGQIVGEEPALYLVYPEGNCISTSPDTPYLQIGENKYGKPILDRIIRPDVTLEDAARCALVSLDSTMKSNLTVGPPLDLAILPRNAMAVSQKLRLDLDTPFYAELKKAWGEQLERVFREALPRFEWEPLPSQQPQVQQPQQQQQRLAPPPAITAPPMR; this is encoded by the coding sequence ATGACGTATTGTGTGGCCATCCGTGTGCGCTCCGGGCTGGTGTTTGCCGCCGACACGCGGACCAGCGCCGGCGTCGACGACGTGCGGACCTACAACAAGCTGCACCACTTCGAGGCGCCGGGTGAGCGCTGCTTCGTGCTGCTGTCGGCCGGCAACCTGGCGACCACCCAGGCGGTGATCAATGCACTGACCCGGGACTGGAACAGCCCGGACCCCAACACGGTCAGTCTGCGCACCCTGCGGCACATGTTCGATGCTGCCGAATACGTCGGGCGCGTCTCGGTGCAGGCGCAACGCGATTTCACCCAGAACGCGGCACAGGTCGATTTTCGCACCACTCTGGTGCTCGGCGGCCAGATCGTCGGCGAAGAGCCGGCGCTGTATCTGGTGTACCCGGAGGGCAACTGCATTTCGACCAGCCCGGACACGCCCTATCTGCAGATCGGCGAGAACAAGTACGGCAAGCCGATTCTCGACCGGATCATCCGACCTGACGTCACCCTGGAGGACGCGGCGCGCTGCGCTCTGGTGTCATTGGACTCGACGATGAAGTCCAACCTCACGGTGGGGCCGCCGCTGGATCTGGCGATCCTGCCGCGAAACGCCATGGCGGTGTCGCAGAAGCTGCGACTGGATCTCGATACCCCCTTCTATGCCGAGCTGAAAAAGGCCTGGGGCGAGCAGCTTGAGCGGGTCTTCCGCGAGGCGCTGCCGCGCTTCGAGTGGGAGCCGCTGCCCTCGCAGCAACCGCAGGTGCAGCAACCCCAGCAACAGCAACAGCGGCTGGCCCCACCGCCGGCCATCACCGCGCCGCCGATGCGCTGA
- a CDS encoding DUF1993 domain-containing protein, giving the protein MSTLSLYAAAVPPLSRALQNLKTVLGKAAAHAEAQGWDAAVLLQARLFPDMFPLVRQVQIATDMAKGCGARLTGAEVPSWPDDEIDFAGLQARIDRACELLAGLDPTAFDGAADRAITLKTPRGELAFTGLSYLQGFVLPNVYFHCTTAYNLLRHNGVPLGKRDFLGAS; this is encoded by the coding sequence ATGTCGACACTCTCGCTCTACGCAGCCGCGGTGCCGCCGCTGTCACGCGCCCTGCAAAACCTGAAGACGGTCCTGGGCAAGGCTGCGGCACACGCGGAAGCACAGGGCTGGGACGCGGCGGTGCTGTTACAGGCCCGCTTGTTCCCGGACATGTTCCCGCTGGTGCGGCAGGTGCAAATCGCCACCGACATGGCCAAGGGCTGTGGCGCTCGCCTGACCGGGGCCGAGGTGCCGTCATGGCCGGACGATGAAATCGATTTCGCCGGTCTGCAGGCGCGAATCGACCGCGCCTGCGAGCTGCTTGCCGGTCTCGACCCCACCGCATTCGACGGTGCCGCGGACCGCGCCATCACGCTGAAAACGCCGCGCGGTGAACTGGCCTTTACCGGGCTCAGCTACCTGCAGGGCTTCGTGCTGCCCAACGTTTACTTCCACTGCACCACGGCCTACAACCTGCTCCGCCACAACGGCGTGCCGCTGGGCAAACGGGATTTCCTCGGCGCCAGCTGA
- a CDS encoding UDP-2,3-diacylglucosamine diphosphatase: protein MATTRKTRTTKTPAKPRYRTVWISDVHLGTIGCKAHHLVDFLKQTDCETLYLVGDIIDGWKLRNTFYWPQEHTNVVRKILTKSKRGTKVYYVTGNHDEFLRKFVGFELSLGNIKVVNEHVHTTADGRQLLVTHGDAFDVITRYHKWIAMAGDVAYEGAMRFNYWFNRGRNAMGMRYWSLSAFAKQRVKAAVNVVSTFEDSVARECERRGLDGVVCGHIHHAEIAERHGVTYHNCGDWVESCTALAEDFNGRIEIIRWVELDHLHQRDDGKVMPLRPAARAAAG from the coding sequence ATGGCGACGACCCGCAAGACCCGCACGACCAAGACCCCCGCCAAGCCTCGCTATCGCACGGTGTGGATCTCCGACGTTCACCTCGGCACCATCGGCTGCAAGGCCCATCACCTGGTCGACTTTCTCAAGCAGACCGATTGCGAAACGCTGTATCTGGTCGGCGACATCATCGACGGCTGGAAACTGCGCAACACCTTCTACTGGCCGCAGGAGCACACCAATGTGGTGCGCAAGATCCTCACCAAATCGAAACGGGGCACCAAGGTCTATTACGTCACCGGCAACCACGACGAGTTCCTACGCAAGTTCGTCGGCTTCGAGCTCAGCCTCGGCAACATCAAGGTGGTCAACGAGCACGTGCACACCACCGCCGACGGCCGTCAACTGCTGGTGACCCACGGTGACGCCTTCGACGTCATCACCCGCTATCACAAGTGGATCGCGATGGCCGGCGATGTCGCCTACGAAGGCGCGATGCGCTTCAACTACTGGTTCAACCGCGGTCGCAATGCCATGGGCATGCGCTACTGGTCACTGTCGGCGTTTGCCAAGCAGCGGGTCAAGGCGGCGGTGAACGTGGTCTCGACCTTCGAGGACTCGGTGGCGCGCGAATGCGAGCGCCGCGGCCTCGACGGGGTGGTCTGCGGCCACATCCACCACGCCGAGATCGCCGAGCGACATGGCGTCACCTATCACAACTGCGGTGACTGGGTGGAGAGCTGTACCGCGTTGGCGGAAGACTTCAACGGCCGCATCGAGATCATCCGCTGGGTCGAGCTGGATCACCTGCATCAGCGCGACGACGGCAAGGTGATGCCCTTGCGACCAGCGGCGCGGGCGGCGGCGGGCTAG
- a CDS encoding sensor histidine kinase — MTLRDTVQRWRDAPVSVLGVATLAIFIGITLSLQLAGSVPWLGLQFEPTADGRGVVVTRVTPRGPADGMVAPGTQVQALSAAGVELEPEPGDLVEDPDFVNRYADFNRFISRQQQLSVVMAADALELTTTNGETRVLHPEAQRPVGSLPLGFWFQLAFGAICLLVSAGVYAYNRSMAALLYLVSGIGLFVVGLSASIYSTRELALPGDLIHRLSLANHFGGLLFGAAYLSLMWRYPLRLSHFPFELGVFLTFSVIFVLHATQRLPGIDAGFRYPLMASLVAAVVLSGIQWRRTGGRPLDRAALRWFFLVWVTGAALFQALLFVPLVNDHPPLLPQAILFAGLLPIFLVIPLGITRYRLFDLDRWWLAAWSWFLGGVAVLLLDLLLVSVLQVNRGAAAAASIAVIGWLYFPVREWIWTRVTRGNTQSRHDRLQQAVDLLTSEGAEVDFEARWAQALKTLFRPLQCTPTAHPPSEPRITDDGLTLEVPGVAGAPALRLQAAEEGRRLYGRGDLDVARNLCQMGTRVGLALNRLGNLNRELEDRVAEKTEALRLAYEQERIAERRAAQSEERERIYRDLHDDLGAKLLTLVCSAREAAMADLARAALEDLRDTVSIRDDKDLSAAAVLAEWRDECKERLESAEIALEWRVAAASDPVAFSADARTALGRVLREALSNAIRHARPPVIEVEPSFSGAWLQMRLRHQGHIGDPAEWRHGRGLLSMQSRLQRLGGSVSWAREGETLVTLWRCPVNPVTAD; from the coding sequence ATGACGCTGCGGGACACCGTGCAGCGTTGGCGTGATGCGCCGGTGTCGGTTCTCGGCGTCGCCACGCTGGCGATCTTCATCGGCATCACCCTCAGCCTGCAGCTTGCCGGCAGTGTCCCCTGGCTGGGACTGCAGTTCGAACCCACGGCCGATGGCCGTGGCGTGGTGGTGACGCGCGTTACCCCACGTGGCCCTGCCGACGGGATGGTGGCCCCTGGCACCCAGGTTCAGGCGCTGTCAGCCGCCGGCGTCGAGCTGGAACCGGAACCGGGGGATCTGGTGGAAGACCCCGACTTCGTCAACCGCTACGCCGATTTCAATCGCTTCATCAGCCGCCAGCAGCAGCTGAGCGTCGTGATGGCGGCCGACGCCCTGGAGTTGACCACCACCAACGGCGAGACGCGGGTGCTGCATCCCGAGGCGCAGCGGCCGGTTGGCAGCCTGCCGCTGGGCTTCTGGTTCCAGCTGGCCTTCGGGGCCATCTGCCTGCTGGTGTCGGCGGGCGTCTATGCCTACAACCGCAGCATGGCGGCGCTGTTGTACCTGGTGTCCGGCATCGGGCTGTTCGTGGTGGGCCTGTCGGCCAGCATCTACAGCACCCGTGAGCTGGCGTTGCCGGGCGATCTCATCCACCGCCTGTCGCTCGCCAACCATTTCGGCGGCCTGTTGTTCGGTGCAGCCTACCTGTCGCTGATGTGGCGCTATCCGTTGCGGCTGTCGCACTTTCCCTTCGAGCTGGGGGTCTTTCTCACCTTCAGTGTGATCTTCGTGCTGCATGCCACCCAGCGGCTGCCGGGGATCGATGCCGGCTTCCGCTATCCGTTGATGGCGAGCCTGGTGGCGGCGGTGGTGCTGTCGGGCATCCAGTGGCGACGCACCGGCGGCCGACCGCTGGACCGGGCGGCGCTGCGTTGGTTCTTCCTGGTGTGGGTGACCGGTGCGGCGCTGTTTCAGGCCCTGCTGTTCGTGCCCTTGGTGAACGACCACCCGCCGCTGCTGCCCCAGGCGATCCTGTTCGCCGGCCTGCTGCCGATCTTCCTGGTGATTCCGCTGGGCATCACCCGCTACCGCCTGTTTGACCTCGATCGCTGGTGGCTGGCGGCCTGGTCGTGGTTTCTTGGTGGCGTCGCGGTGCTGCTGCTCGATTTGTTGCTGGTCTCGGTATTGCAGGTCAATCGCGGCGCTGCGGCCGCCGCCAGTATTGCGGTGATCGGCTGGCTCTACTTCCCGGTGCGGGAGTGGATCTGGACCCGGGTGACCCGCGGAAACACCCAGTCCCGTCACGACCGGCTGCAGCAGGCGGTGGACCTGCTGACCTCCGAAGGCGCCGAAGTCGACTTCGAGGCGCGCTGGGCACAGGCGCTGAAAACCCTGTTCCGGCCGCTGCAATGCACGCCCACCGCCCATCCACCGTCGGAGCCGCGGATCACCGATGACGGGTTGACCCTGGAGGTGCCGGGGGTGGCCGGCGCGCCGGCACTGCGCCTGCAGGCGGCCGAGGAGGGGCGGCGCCTGTATGGACGGGGTGATCTCGACGTGGCGCGCAACCTCTGTCAGATGGGTACCCGGGTGGGGCTGGCGCTGAACCGTCTCGGCAACCTCAACCGCGAGCTGGAAGACCGGGTGGCGGAAAAGACCGAGGCCCTGCGGCTGGCCTATGAACAAGAGCGCATCGCCGAGCGTCGCGCCGCCCAGTCGGAGGAGCGCGAGCGGATCTACCGGGACCTGCATGACGATCTCGGCGCCAAGCTGCTGACCCTGGTGTGCAGTGCGCGCGAGGCGGCGATGGCCGACCTCGCTCGCGCGGCGTTGGAGGATCTGCGCGACACGGTGTCGATACGCGACGACAAGGACCTCAGCGCGGCTGCCGTGCTCGCCGAGTGGCGGGACGAGTGCAAGGAGCGGCTGGAATCGGCCGAAATCGCATTGGAGTGGCGGGTAGCGGCCGCATCCGACCCGGTCGCATTCTCGGCAGATGCACGGACGGCGCTGGGGCGGGTTCTGCGGGAAGCCCTGAGCAACGCCATTCGCCACGCTCGCCCACCGGTCATCGAGGTGGAACCCTCGTTTTCGGGCGCCTGGCTGCAGATGCGCCTGCGCCACCAGGGCCACATCGGCGATCCCGCGGAGTGGCGTCACGGGCGCGGCCTGCTGAGCATGCAGTCGCGGCTTCAGCGCCTGGGCGGGTCGGTCAGCTGGGCGCGCGAGGGCGAGACGCTGGTGACCCTGTGGCGCTGTCCGGTAAACCCAGTGACCGCCGACTAG
- a CDS encoding PhoX family protein has translation MSHHPVEDSNRSGNRPYASILNERLGRRGFLQGSVGLAAATTLGSMALVGCSDDDDGFGLATPSALGFSAVAKNLDDRVTLPAGYSATVLYAFGDPITAAAAAFANNGTQTDHEQRAGDQHDGMYFFGLADDGSIDPNRSDRGLLVMNHEQVLDTYIHAAGPTEDGSGNRPKAEVDREMNAHGVSVIEVVNNGGTWSYVQSSSFNRRVTAFTTMNITGPARGNPLLTTAFSAAGTSTRGTLNNCANGYTPWGTYLTCEENWFSYFFRADDAASRSPADNAQLARYGITPNSAGFSYRKWDTVAGDVYSRFDISVKGASASADYRNEANTFGYVVEIDPTDANSTPQKRSALGRFAHEGAWVGPVRAGEPIVYYMGCDSRFEYIYKFVSTANWDPADANGGLAAGSKYLDSGKLYVARFNADGTGDWIELSVGVNGLNAGNSLFPFSNQGDICVATRLAADSVGATPMDRPEWGAVNPVNGEVYMTLTNNTRRNADGTDSANPRGTNPNGHIIRWREFAGNAAATRFDWDIFLLGAAADADPATVNASGLSDDNDFSSPDGVWFDRRGVLWVQTDDGVFPGAGRSNNQMLAALPGSVGDGVATIVAGQDTILGKAATGDSIRRFLVGPKGCEITGITETPDGRTLFVNVQHPGENGSLASLESAWPALSRDATAVGNGNRPRSATIVITRDDGGLIA, from the coding sequence ATGAGCCATCACCCCGTCGAAGACAGCAACCGCTCGGGCAACCGCCCCTACGCGTCCATCCTCAACGAGCGGCTCGGCCGCCGCGGCTTTCTCCAGGGCAGCGTCGGCCTGGCCGCCGCCACCACCCTCGGCAGCATGGCCCTGGTGGGCTGCAGCGATGACGATGATGGCTTCGGCCTGGCAACGCCATCGGCTCTGGGTTTCAGCGCTGTCGCCAAGAATCTGGACGATCGGGTGACGCTGCCGGCCGGCTATTCGGCCACCGTGCTGTACGCCTTCGGCGATCCGATCACCGCTGCTGCGGCCGCCTTCGCCAACAATGGCACGCAGACCGACCATGAACAGCGGGCCGGCGACCAGCACGACGGCATGTACTTCTTCGGCCTCGCCGACGACGGCAGCATCGATCCCAATCGCTCCGACCGCGGCCTGCTGGTGATGAACCACGAGCAGGTGCTGGACACCTACATCCACGCCGCCGGCCCCACCGAAGACGGCAGCGGCAATCGGCCGAAAGCCGAAGTCGACCGCGAGATGAACGCCCACGGCGTGTCGGTGATCGAGGTGGTCAACAACGGCGGCACCTGGTCCTATGTGCAGAGCTCCAGCTTCAACCGTCGGGTCACCGCCTTCACCACCATGAACATCACCGGTCCGGCGCGCGGCAACCCGCTGTTGACCACGGCCTTCTCCGCAGCAGGTACCAGCACCCGCGGGACGCTCAACAACTGCGCCAACGGCTACACCCCCTGGGGCACGTATCTCACCTGCGAGGAAAACTGGTTCTCCTACTTCTTCCGCGCCGATGACGCCGCCTCGCGCAGCCCCGCCGACAACGCCCAGCTGGCCCGATATGGCATCACCCCGAACAGCGCCGGCTTTTCTTATCGCAAGTGGGATACGGTGGCGGGTGACGTCTACAGCCGATTCGACATTTCGGTGAAGGGCGCCAGCGCCAGCGCCGACTACCGCAACGAAGCCAATACCTTTGGCTACGTGGTGGAAATCGACCCGACCGATGCCAACTCGACCCCGCAGAAACGCAGCGCCCTCGGTCGCTTCGCCCACGAAGGCGCCTGGGTCGGACCGGTCCGTGCAGGCGAACCCATCGTCTACTACATGGGTTGTGACTCCCGCTTCGAGTACATCTACAAGTTCGTGTCCACCGCCAACTGGGACCCGGCCGATGCCAACGGCGGCCTCGCCGCCGGCAGCAAATACCTGGACAGCGGCAAGCTCTACGTCGCCAGGTTCAATGCCGACGGCACCGGTGACTGGATCGAACTCAGCGTCGGCGTCAACGGCCTGAATGCCGGCAACAGCCTGTTCCCGTTCAGCAACCAGGGCGACATCTGCGTCGCCACACGACTGGCCGCCGACAGCGTCGGCGCGACGCCGATGGACCGTCCGGAATGGGGCGCGGTCAACCCGGTGAATGGCGAGGTCTACATGACCCTCACCAACAATACCCGTCGCAACGCCGACGGCACCGACAGCGCCAACCCCCGCGGCACCAATCCCAACGGCCACATCATCCGCTGGCGCGAATTCGCCGGGAATGCGGCAGCCACCCGCTTCGACTGGGATATCTTCCTGCTGGGCGCCGCCGCCGATGCCGACCCGGCCACCGTCAACGCCTCGGGCCTCAGCGACGACAACGATTTCTCCAGCCCGGATGGGGTCTGGTTCGATCGCCGTGGGGTGCTGTGGGTGCAGACCGATGACGGCGTCTTTCCGGGGGCCGGCCGCAGCAACAACCAGATGCTGGCGGCCCTGCCGGGCAGCGTCGGCGACGGCGTCGCCACCATTGTCGCCGGGCAGGACACCATCCTCGGCAAAGCCGCCACCGGTGACAGCATCCGTCGCTTTCTGGTCGGACCGAAGGGTTGCGAAATCACCGGTATCACCGAGACACCGGATGGCCGGACTCTGTTCGTCAACGTCCAGCACCCGGGCGAAAACGGCTCTCTGGCCTCGCTCGAAAGTGCCTGGCCGGCCCTGTCGCGGGATGCCACTGCCGTCGGTAATGGCAACCGCCCCAGGTCGGCGACGATCGTCATCACCCGTGATGATGGCGGCCTGATCGCCTGA
- a CDS encoding CC0125/CC1285 family lipoprotein, translated as MHIVRILPLLAATTLAACATATPYQPLTNGQGYADLRIEPNRHRVTFQGNSATERQTVENYLLLRAAELTIENGFDYFVMDALDTEADTRYTQSVSFGGAFGFYGGFPGNFGSVGLGTSNPVTKYQAQAFVVMYKGDKPADDTRAFNARAVRDSLAPLAQQPES; from the coding sequence ATGCATATCGTCCGTATTCTCCCGCTGTTGGCCGCCACGACCCTGGCCGCCTGCGCCACCGCCACCCCGTATCAGCCGCTGACCAACGGACAGGGCTATGCCGACCTTCGGATCGAGCCCAATCGTCACCGCGTCACCTTCCAGGGCAATTCGGCCACCGAGCGCCAGACCGTCGAAAACTACCTGTTGCTGCGCGCGGCCGAGTTGACCATCGAAAACGGCTTTGACTATTTCGTGATGGACGCGTTGGACACCGAAGCTGACACCCGCTACACCCAAAGCGTCTCGTTCGGCGGCGCTTTCGGCTTCTACGGCGGCTTCCCCGGCAACTTCGGCAGTGTCGGCCTCGGCACCTCCAACCCGGTCACCAAGTATCAGGCACAGGCCTTTGTCGTCATGTACAAGGGTGACAAGCCCGCGGACGACACCCGCGCCTTCAACGCCCGTGCGGTTCGCGACAGCCTGGCGCCGCTGGCGCAACAACCGGAGAGCTGA
- a CDS encoding DNA-3-methyladenine glycosylase family protein: MRPEHRATAERYLMRRDPVLARVIRQSGPCGLRPRRKPAFQVLATSIISQQLSVKAAATIQRRVEAMLGGTLDAAALAAADADALRACGLSQAKARWLRELGAQAVSGELDFRRIARMDDEAAITTLDALPGVGRWTAEMFLIFAMGRPDIFSLGDVGLRNGINRLYNNGERLDDAATLAIAETWAPWRSVACWYVWVNPVA, from the coding sequence ATGCGCCCTGAACACCGTGCCACGGCCGAGCGTTACCTGATGCGCCGCGACCCGGTGCTGGCCCGGGTGATCCGCCAGTCAGGGCCCTGCGGCCTGCGACCCCGACGCAAGCCCGCCTTTCAGGTGCTGGCGACCTCCATCATCAGCCAGCAGCTGTCGGTGAAGGCCGCCGCCACCATCCAGCGGCGGGTGGAGGCGATGCTGGGCGGCACACTTGATGCCGCCGCGCTGGCGGCCGCCGATGCCGATGCCCTGCGTGCCTGCGGCCTGTCCCAGGCCAAGGCCCGCTGGCTTCGTGAGCTGGGGGCACAGGCGGTGTCGGGCGAACTGGACTTCCGCCGCATCGCACGCATGGACGACGAGGCTGCCATCACCACCCTCGACGCGCTCCCCGGCGTCGGCCGCTGGACCGCCGAGATGTTCCTGATCTTCGCGATGGGGCGACCCGACATCTTCTCGCTGGGCGATGTCGGCCTGCGCAACGGCATCAACCGGCTCTACAACAACGGCGAGCGCCTCGACGATGCCGCAACCCTCGCCATCGCCGAAACCTGGGCGCCGTGGCGATCAGTAGCGTGTTGGTATGTTTGGGTGAACCCCGTCGCTTAG